In Desulfuromonas acetexigens, the genomic stretch CATCTCGGCCTTTTGCACCGCCACGGCAAACTCGAACAGGTGGTCCGCCGGATCGAGGCACTGAAACCCGACCTGCTGGTGGCGACCGGGGATATCGTCGATGCCCGTCTCGACCATCTCGACGGACTGGCCGCTATTTTTCAGAGATTGAACCCGCCCCTGGGAAAGTACGCCGTCACCGGCAACCACGAGTATTACGCCGGTCTCGATCAGGCCCTGGATTTTCTTGAAAAAAGCGGTTTCACCCTGCTGCGCGACCGGGCGACGCGGGTCGGGCCGTTGATGCTGGTGGGGGTCGACGATCCGGCGGGGGGACATAGCGTCGACGAAGCCACCCTGGTCGATCCCGCCGATCGCTGCTATTTCACCCTGCTGCTCAAACACCGCCCCCTGGTCACTCCCGGCGAGGAAGTCTTCGATCTGCAACTCTCGGGGCATGCCCATCGCGGGCAGATCGTCCCCTTCAATTTCGTGACCGCTTTGGAATACCCCCTGCAAAACGGCCTCTACCGCCTGACCACCGGTGCGCTCCTCTATGCCAGCCGCGGCACCGGCACCTGGGGTCCGCCGATCCGGGTCTTTTCTCCGCCGGAAATCACCCTGATCGAACTGATTCCCCGCCGCACCCCGCAACCCTGACCCACGCCAGAGAAAACATCCAATGTCTCAGCCTCTTCCATCCTCCTGGCCCGACCAACTGACGCGCTTTCGCCAGGCATTGAACCCCTATCCGCCGCAGTCGAAGGTGGAACCGGAGCGGGGGCATGCGGCGGTGGCCCTCATCCTCCGTGCCGGCGCCTGGGGCGCGGAAATCCTCTACATCGAACGGGCCGCCCATCCCCGTGATCCCTGGTCGGGGGATCTCGCTTTTCCCGGCGGCAGGATCGATCCGACAGACGGCGGCATCCGCCAGGCGGCGGAACGGGAAACCCGCGAAGAAATCGCTCTGGACCTAAGCGGCGCCCACTACTTGGGCGCACTCGACGACATCGTCGGCGCGCACCTGCCGGTCCGGGTTTCCTGCTGCGTCTACGGCCTGCCCGAGGGAGAAGCCCTGGCGCTGCGGCCCAATCATGAAGTCAGTCACCACTTCTATATGCCACTGGCTCGGTTGCGCGCCCCCGGGCGCCACATCATGGCCCGGATCGACTGGAACGGAGGCCTGCGCGAAACTCCGGCGCTGGTCTTGCTTCCTTCCGGCCGTCCCCTCCTCTGGGGGATCACCTACCGCCTCACC encodes the following:
- a CDS encoding metallophosphoesterase is translated as MTRLIIFLTIFLSIYGAMHLLAYLGMRPLLVKREHIRRPVLFFMLLMIAAPILVRLLERLDLEGSARLLAIVGYSWMAFIFLTFAGFVAVFAWDLLLPLLSRRRPALADWKLHGPRCALLIPSLALLLSIYGVFEAQNLTVETLSIPTDKLPADAQPLRIAQISDLHLGLLHRHGKLEQVVRRIEALKPDLLVATGDIVDARLDHLDGLAAIFQRLNPPLGKYAVTGNHEYYAGLDQALDFLEKSGFTLLRDRATRVGPLMLVGVDDPAGGHSVDEATLVDPADRCYFTLLLKHRPLVTPGEEVFDLQLSGHAHRGQIVPFNFVTALEYPLQNGLYRLTTGALLYASRGTGTWGPPIRVFSPPEITLIELIPRRTPQP
- a CDS encoding NUDIX hydrolase, with translation MSQPLPSSWPDQLTRFRQALNPYPPQSKVEPERGHAAVALILRAGAWGAEILYIERAAHPRDPWSGDLAFPGGRIDPTDGGIRQAAERETREEIALDLSGAHYLGALDDIVGAHLPVRVSCCVYGLPEGEALALRPNHEVSHHFYMPLARLRAPGRHIMARIDWNGGLRETPALVLLPSGRPLLWGITYRLTSQFLDRIGHPLPPLTDLSAG